ggagaggaaaaagttGTTGCGTGTGGATCTAGTCGCCCAAACTCATGATGGTGGACCCGTGGGCTGCTGCACCAGGGCGGGGAGTGAAAGAGGTAGCTGCCACCATCACCTAGCGGAGGAAGACACTGCCATGCCGCTCATCGGCTGGGGCGAGCAGCGTTGACAGTGACGAGGCTTGCGAGAGAAGCAAGAAATGCTCAGTCGGAAGCGAAGCGAGAGCAAGAGAGAGAGCGTGCAATAGGAGGGATAAGATTGAAGAGGGGTGGTGTGCTAGAGTACATAAGATTGAAACGGTGCTTAGCTTGGCTCGGCTCAATTtttatatgctttttttttaaaccagcatatgtaatatatcatatgtcgtttttttaatttacaaacacctataatatattaaaggtgtcattttttttaaagaaaataagcaCTTGTGTCGGTTTTTTTCTCTAAACACTTATAATTACtcaaaagttttattttttttatccccGCGAAGGTGGAAAAACAGTATAAGCGCCGGTTCTACACTTCTACTGTTTCCGGCGTATTGTACCGGCCCTTTTATGCGTTTTTGTAGCAGTGGTTGGCCGCACGACGCACGGTGGCGCCATGCGGGTCGGGATGTCGTCGTAGCCCATGGTGTGCGGCCGGTAGAAGGCGGGCTTGGGCTTGGCGGCCGAGTAGGCGGTGGTGTCGGCGCTGGTTTccgaggcggcgggggcagaTTCCGACGAAGCCATGGCCGGCGGCCGCGTCAGCTACGGCTTTTGCGCGCGACCTGCTCGAACTCTGCCGCGCGAGGAGGAAACCACGAGGAGCAGTTCTCACATCGCATTGCACTTCTAATCCGTTTGTACCTATACTATTCCTTTTTCAGCTAatctgtactccctccatactcgtaaaggaagtcgtttttaGACAgcaacacggtctccaaaatagacttcttgtttctataaaaatatttattaaaaagtgatatatatgtatacttttatgaaagtatttttcaagacgaatctattcatataatttttatattttcaaactcaacaacttaagagttattaatgatttatattcccaatgtttgacttaaacattgtcctaaacgacttcttttacgagtacggagggagtactttttttttttttgagctggACTAACTGTGGAGAAAGGGCTTCAGTCACAAATACttatttttctccaaatatttatataaaagaTATTTATACAATGCATAATGCAGACAACTATAGGGCATGGAATAAAAGCGTTACAGAAATCCAGGAAACGAAGCTTTACATTGAGGAAGAGACTTCATCTTTACTGCTGGCCCTCTGGCTCTTTATTCTCTAGGTACCTGCAAAATACGAAGCAGGAGGTTCATGTGCTTTGCCTGCACTACTACAATATTCCCATGCAAAACATAGGAACTTATACATACATGATACAACAGGGAAGAAATGCAAACACAAACCATGTCCATGACAATTTCTTTTTGGTATTGTATACTCACTACTCACTCCGTTCATAAATATAAGGCGCACATGTATTGCATGTATTTCAAAAGGTAACGTTATAACCTTTGACTGAAAATTAGCCTAACACTTAACATTTTTAGTGGCATGCAGGTGTTACCATTAGATATGTATTTAAAAGTGCTTTCACAGGATGTTAATTTTCatagttgctactatgctgaaGCAGCCAAAGCACTGTGGAAATCTTACCCCTGAGCTCTCGCCCAGCGTGAGAACTGATATAACTGAACACTTTCGTTGGAGGCGTGACAAGCCAGAAGCAAGTAGTTCCGCGGTTGTACCATCCATGCAAACCTCATAAAGAGTCCAGAATACACACACATGGCTGCACAAACACATAGTGGTTAGTTTTTTTCTCTTGAACAAATCGGCATAGATTGTGCCCGTTTTattgagggaaaaaaattacagccCCTAAGGGAAAAACCATAGGGGCTAATGATATTGAAAATTATGCATTGAAATGTTGTGCCATAGAAAAAGGGGTGTGCACTGCTAGATTCCTTTGTAAGGTGACATTTAGGGGTTGCCGTGAGCGCCAGGATGCAGAGCCTGTCTAAGTGCAAGATTCCACTAAAAGTAAAGTTGATTTTATTGTAAACTTGTTAAGACAAATTACAGTCAGCTACTCAACTGAAGAGGCAATGGAAAGGGAACATGAATTTGTGCCTTGCCTGGTCAACCGGAAACTGAAGGCCATGCCCTGTTCTGATGGTATGCGACTCAATTTTTGCAGTGCTGTTTGACAGAAATGTTTCACAAGGAAAAGGCCCATAGATGATTTGAAGGGTTCATTGAGCAACTGGCTCCTTCAGAGTATGATTCTAACTTCTAGCTATTACATGACCATTAGGAGTTTTGCAGCTCTATCTTGGATCTTCTGGCAGATTAGGAGTACGATGGTGATTGAATAGAGTTTCCTCCATAGCCTATTGATGTGATGTTCAAAACTCTTCTTATTTGCACTATGAAGAAACATCTAGGTTGGGCATACATATCACGAGCCTGATGAAGACTGAACTTGGAGTTCAAGAATCGGAAAGAAGGTGAGAAAAATCACTTCTGCTGATGGTGGAAGCTGATGGGATATTAGAGTTAGATGCTCACGTGGCAACTACTTTACTTTTTGCTTAGTGAGTTCAGTGATTCAGCAAGTATTTATGTGCCAAAAAGCAGCTGGTAACCCCAATTTTCCTTTGGACTTCTATTCTGTTGTAGAACTTGTTAATCACTTTTCGGAACGCGGAAAGGGTTGATACTGTTGTCTaaaacatacttcctccgtttcagattataagttgttttgacttttttttctagtcaaacttacttaaatttgatcaagtttatagaaaaaattagtaacatctacaataccaaattagtttcattaaaactaacatttaatatattttgataatatttttcttttgtgtcggaaatgttgctatattaatctataaacttggtcaaacataaaaaaaatttactagaaaaaagtcaaaacgacataatatgaaatggagggagtatgtatttaTCAAACAGGAATTGTAGCTAAACCCACAAGCTCATCACCTACCTGCTGTCATATTGCCAGATATCATTTCAGGAGGCTTGTTCATGTCAACTAAGCCCtggaagaaaacaaaacataaagAAGGGAGTAAGGTGCTACTCAATTACAGTGCAGGGATAAGTAAGTATATAATACTTCATGAATTTCCACAGAAGAAATTCAACTAGAAGTCTAGAAATGTTGTATTAGGAAGAATTAAattattcagaatttcagatgcGGTTTATTTAATGGACAGCAAATTTATAGGGTCATCAACATCCACTGTGATAGatcataattaaataattaagtaTGATGAATGGTGCAAGAGTTTTCTGCAATTGACATTTTCACAACAGCCTTTTAACTGTGAGCTACACACACATTAAAAAGGCATGACATGTTGCGCAGTTAGACTGCACGCACTGATACACAATCAGTCATCAGAAAATATTCCATGACGGAACAAAATACTGAATACCTATGAATTTCATTGTCAACCAATTTTACACAGCACGTCACATGATTATCAAGATTAACGATGTAACAGTTTCTAGGATTGTAGACTTGTGCCTACATGACTGGATGAAACACCCGCATGATTGCCATGGAATAAAATCAACCACCCCTCATCTCGTTAGTCAACTGTCAACAATCAGCAGTAGTACTCTCTTTACAACTTCCAAATCACCCACAAAATGTCAGTTAGACAGTTACGCCCCAAAAGGTTGTCAACAAGGATTAACTCTCTACTTCCTAAGATCACTACCGCCCAAGATGGCTATGAAACGGACCTTTTGCACCAAATAATATGATATCCTCATGCCTAATCGTTTTCAAGCTACAGGTATACTACACAAAACCTCAGTGATCGAAGGGGAAAACTTCAATCCTCTCAACAGAATGCGCCATGTTCTACTTGACCAAACTATGATATCACTAGCATCAAAATCACAGCACCCAAATCGCAAAATGACATTGACCGTATTATTAGATTAGACGGTATGTTTGTACCGCGAGGACGAAGCCCCAGTTAGCGACGGGACCCCAGAAGTGGGTGGTCCTGGGGCCGACGGGGCTGTTCCAGaacgccttcgccgccgtcgccatgcccGGGAATCTGCCCCTCCCGAGCTGCTCCAACCACCTGATCATGCCACACTTTTTATCTCATCATCACTAGCTGCCGAATCGCGCTTCCAACACCAACAGGCAACACAGCACGAGATCGAGCGGAGGGAGAGACCACTTAGCTACGG
The Oryza glaberrima chromosome 8, OglaRS2, whole genome shotgun sequence DNA segment above includes these coding regions:
- the LOC127782526 gene encoding mitochondrial pyruvate carrier 1-like isoform X1 translates to MIRWLEQLGRGRFPGMATAAKAFWNSPVGPRTTHFWGPVANWGFVLAGLVDMNKPPEMISGNMTAAMCVYSGLFMRFAWMVQPRNYLLLACHASNESVQLYQFSRWARAQGYLENKEPEGQQ
- the LOC127782526 gene encoding mitochondrial pyruvate carrier 1-like isoform X2 — protein: MATAAKAFWNSPVGPRTTHFWGPVANWGFVLAGLVDMNKPPEMISGNMTAAMCVYSGLFMRFAWMVQPRNYLLLACHASNESVQLYQFSRWARAQGYLENKEPEGQQ